AAGAATAAGTCATTACTAATCAATACCTTAGTTTAATCAGGAGAGTTGATATGATTGTTATTGATATAGACAATATTAGAGATACAATCAAAATGATAAAATAATGGTATTATTGCTTTATATCTACGAAATATTTTATAATCTAAGTAGAGATGAGGTAATGCAAATGGATTTTTATAGCGTTGTTCTTAAAAAAAGTGCGGGCTATTGGGTCGCATTATGTTTAGAAAATGGGATTGTTGCTCAAGGCGATAATCCCGAACAATCCATGAGTAAACTTCAAGAAGCGATTGCATCTTTTTTATTAGTCTGTGAAACGGAAGAAAAAGTTGATCAATCTCCTATTTCCATTTTAGAACTCCATGAATTTTTAACCATTGATGAGGATAATCAATCAAATAGTTATGAATTAAGGAAGGTTTATGCCTAAAAATATCCCTTCATTAAAACCAAGAGAACTAATTAAAATTTTAGAAAAAGGTGGATGTAAATTTTATCGAGAAGGGAAAGGAGATCATTGTTTATATATTCGTCTAATTCAAGAAAATAAACGAATTGTTCCCATTGATATCGGTGCGAAAGAAATATCACCTGCTTATGTGTTAAGGATTTTTCGGCAATTTGGCTTTACTGATGAAGAAATCGATAAACTGTTAAAATAAAACCCCAATTGCTGTTTTAAGCGGACGTAGAGCTCCGTGTTTGCATTCCCTGGGGAAAGAGGGAAGACATAATGATTGGGTTTATGTTATCGTTTATAATTAGTAGATACATTTTGTAT
The DNA window shown above is from Planktothrix serta PCC 8927 and carries:
- a CDS encoding type II toxin-antitoxin system HicB family antitoxin — protein: MVLLLYIYEIFYNLSRDEVMQMDFYSVVLKKSAGYWVALCLENGIVAQGDNPEQSMSKLQEAIASFLLVCETEEKVDQSPISILELHEFLTIDEDNQSNSYELRKVYA
- a CDS encoding type II toxin-antitoxin system HicA family toxin, with the protein product MPKNIPSLKPRELIKILEKGGCKFYREGKGDHCLYIRLIQENKRIVPIDIGAKEISPAYVLRIFRQFGFTDEEIDKLLK